A genomic region of Gossypium hirsutum isolate 1008001.06 chromosome D01, Gossypium_hirsutum_v2.1, whole genome shotgun sequence contains the following coding sequences:
- the LOC107921515 gene encoding serine/threonine-protein phosphatase 7 long form homolog — protein sequence MAELIRSGLVSSIKGRVSVLKIAPDAQFMPYLELAGFGSVALIRSSDLRFDLLSALVERWRPETHTFHFPCGECTVTLEDVAVQLGLPVDGSPVTGLSSLTDPDAVCYKLLGESPEDSDKYFFGIKFTWLRAKICRLSATASEGELICAARAYIMHLIGALLMPDVNGDSVHLLYLPLLADSSTARSYSWGSAVLATLYNELCRATEPKVKDIGGCLILLHHGHFIGCHFWHAWATYPGIGKSCDVPIYRMRIEQHAREGFIWMPYRRPEITNVVPPSALVDSHTWCTNTPIINFNVVEWYHGDRVLRQFGCIQPIPDSPCQLGKDHGLTKRGRVQLDWGIYHRKYVTLWYDRLHRIPQMVMATDLQPSRQYTEWYHSRGKPYLLGAQSTIIPPYVQ from the exons atggctGAATTGATTCGAAGCG GACTCGTTTCGAGTATTAAGGGCCGCGTGAGTGTTTTAAAGATAGCTCCGGATGCACAATTTATGCCGTACCTGGAGCTAGCCGGATTTGGGTCAGTAGCATTGATCCGGTCCTCCGACTTGCGATTTGATTTATTATCCGCGTTAGTGGAGCGGTGGCGTCCGGAGACCCATACTTTCCATTTTCCGTGCGGGGAGTGCACGGTGACGTTGGAGGACGTTGCAGTGCAGCTTGGGCTCCCAGTTGACGGGAGTCCCGTTACGGGACTATCTTCATTAACCGATCCGGATGCAGTTTGCTATAAACTCCTAGGAGAGTCACCAGAGGACAGTGATAAATATTTTTTCGGAATAAAATTTACATGGCTAAGAGCTAAAATTTGTCGACTATCAGCGACCGCCAGTGAAGGTGAGTTAATATGCGCTGCTCGAGCGTACATCATGCATTTGATAGGGGCACTACTCATGCCTGATGTAAACGGCGACAGTGTGCATTTGTTGTACTTGCCTCTGCTTGCTGATTCGTCCACGGCTAGGTCGTACAGTTGGGGTTCGGCCGTTCTAGCAACGCTGTACAATGAGCTTTGTCGAGCGACAGAGCCGAAAGTTAAAGACATCGGCGGATGCCTCATACTGCTGCATCATGGGCACTTTATCGGATGCCATTTTTGGCACGC GTGGGCGACTTATCCAGGCATCGGGAAGTCGTGTGATGTCCCGATATACCGCATGAGGATTGAACAGCATGCCCGGGAAGGG tttatatggatgccGTATCGGAGGCCGGAAATTACAAACGTTGTACCCCCGTCCGCACTCGTTGATTCCCACACATGGTGCACAAACacaccaattataaatttcaacgtCGTCGAGTGGTATCACGGCGATCGGGTGCTTCGGCAGTTTGGCTGCATCCAACCTATCCCGGATTCGCCGTGCCAGTTGGGGAAAGATCACGGCTTGACAAAGAGAGGAAGAGTTCAATTGGACTGGGGAATATATCACCGAAAATACGTTACATTGTGGTACGACCGATTGCACCGAATTCCTCAGATGGTTATGGCTACCGACCTGCAGCCATCTCGACAGTATACAGAATGGTACCATAGTCGCGGGAAGCCGTATTTACTTGGAGCGCAATCGACGATAATCCCCCCGTACGTTCAGTAA